In Mustela lutreola isolate mMusLut2 chromosome 16, mMusLut2.pri, whole genome shotgun sequence, the genomic window ttatcaatttcctttcttttcttttttaagattgtatttatttacttgagagagagagagagagagagagcatggaaggagagggagaagcaggctccccactgagcagggaggccaacgcggggttcgatcccagaactgcaggatcacgaccccagccaaaagcagccgcttaacccactgagccacccaggagcccctatccATTTGTCTTACAGACATAATCTCTGGAAGGACACATTGAGGAGACTGGAGAAtatactcatttttctctttctcctcctcccctgcccctccccatttctccctccacccctgtctctccctccctccttggtCTGTGTTACCATGCACCCCCCTCTGTTGCTGCTCCCCATCGTTGATTTCCATTCCATTATTTTCCCTCTATACCTCCAGGGTGTCGCCCCCCTAGCATCCAACTCCACCAGACACCCCAAGACAACCCCCCATCCACCATCATCGAGTGCAGTCCCATTACAGAATGTGAATTTCCCCCGGGGGAAACACCCCCAGGGACGGATGACACAGGGGCTGGTGCCATGGCAACCGAGAGTCTCCTCTCCTGGGTCAAGATCGAGCTGGGTGGACGCATCTCTCCATCACTCTCCATGGCCTAGGGTGACCCATTGAACCTCCCTGGGCCTTAGTTGTCTCATCTTGATAATGGGGACAAGAGCAATAGTACCTTCTCCACGCGGTCGGCTGGGGATTGAATGAGTTCATGTGTGCAGAGCGCTTAGAACCGCACCTGGCGTGGGACACCTTCATGAGGCGTCCGCCCTTGTCACCGCCCCCCTGGGGTGGATTGACTTCCATTCCTCTAGCACATGGCTGCCCTCATGGGGGCCATGCACGAGGCTTGATGTCGTCCCCTTTTTCATCACCAGTCTGTTGGGCTGTTACCTCTTCTGAACCTCAAGTCTTGTTTATCCTTTGGGGTGGGTGATAGGGGACTTCCAGACCCCAGGCAGCCTAGTGGTGAGGACCCCAGAGCCAGGGTAGGGACGGAACAGGTGGCTGAACTGGGGGGAAAATAGGCAAATGGGAGTCTCGAGCCTGCACTTCCTGGGGGGAcaggcctctctcctccccttggGATCCGGAAACCAAATTTGGGGCCAACCCTGCGTTCAGAATTTgagcccagcccctgcctggTGGGGGACACCAGAAAAGTCCATTCTCCTCTGTGCCCTCATAGAAGACCTCACTCCTATGTATTTTCCCAAGAGATAGGATAACATGCCTACACAAAGATATATGGGCCAATGTTCATGAGAGTATAGCCCCGAACTGGCAATAACCCGAGCATCCATCAAATGGAGGAACAGATCAACAGCCCGTGAAAAGGCGGTGAATGACTGAAACTTGCaagaacatgaatgaatctcagatATGTGATGTTAGACATGCCTGGGTGTCTagacacatcaggctccccactcagtggggagtctgcttctccctctccctctgctactccccctgcttgtgctctctcttgctttgctctaataaataaaatctttaaaaaaaaattaaaaaggacacagtcctattggattagggccccccCTAATGATCTTGACTACATTTTCAAAAACCCTATTTCCGAATAAGTTGCATTGACAGGTCCTGGGGCTCAGGCCTTCCTTCAACATAATCCCTTCTGGGAGGCAAAATCCAGTTCCTAACAGAGGCCGCTCTAAGCAGACAAACCAGCCTcgggttctttttttgttttttgttttccccttataaagcttttatttattcatttggcagagagatcacaagtaggcagagaggcaggcagagagagagagggggaaagcaggctctccactgagcagagagcccgatgcgaggctcgatcccaggaccctgaaatcatgaccgagccgaaggcagaggcttaacccactgagccacccaggtgcctctagccTCAGGTTCTTTAGGAAATATGACTGCCTTCTCCCAGCTCAGAGCCCTGCTGGCTTATagtatataataatgtatatttaaGATCATCTGAAGCATATGGACCAGATTAGCTTTACTCtgcaattgattaaaaaaaaaatctggtgggggggtgggaggttgggggaaccaggtggtgggtattaaagagggcatggattgcatggagcactgggtgtggtacaaaaacaatgaatactgttatgctgaaaataaattaaaaataaattttaaaaaatctggagaaTGGGGATGGTATGATGTCCTAGAGGGTGCAAGATATAGGAGACAGATGATACTGCTATGTTCCCGGGACCCCAGATAAAATTCTGGACTAGATTATGAATCAGGTGTCTTGAGAGCCTGCAGTTAAGAGCCAGGAATCGGTGTGGGCTGTCTAGGAAGATGTCCATAttattctgctcaggtcatgatctcacgatcATGATCTTAAGTACCATAGTtactgttttttgggaggttgtGTATTAGTTAAGAAACtaagtgcctggctggctcagctagtAGAGTGTGCGAGTCTTGATTTGgtggtcatgagttcgagccctacactgggtatagagactactttatttaaaaaaaaaaaaaaattgttgggcgcctgggtggctcagtgggttaaaaaaaaaaaaattgtttatttgacagaacaatcCAAGGAGAGTggtaggtagagggagagggagaagtaggctccccattgagcagggagtccagtgtggggatcctgggatcatgacctaggccaaaggcagacagttaatccactgagctactagaggtctcttaaaaaaatttttaagtcattaagcatctgcctttggctcaggtcatggtcctagggccctgtgtcaggctccctgctcaccgggaagcctgtgtctccctctccaactccctctgcttgtgttccctctctctgtcaaataagtaaacaaaaatcttttttttttttttcttaaagattttttatttatttatttgtcagagagagagagagcgagagcgagcactggcagacagagtggaaggcagagtcagagggagaagtaggctccctgcagagcaaggagcccgatgtgggactcgatcccaggacgctgggatcatgatctgagcagaaggcagctgcttaaccaactgagccacccaggcgtcccagtaaacaaaaatcttaaaaaaaaaaaaaaaaaaaggaaatcccccTAAGGGGggaatcattaaaaagaaagaaacctttgcCCACCTCAGGGTCATGAAGATTTTCCTCCCATGTTTTATTCTAAAAGCTTTatgctggagcacctgggtggctcagtgggttaagcctctgccttctgctcaggtcatgatctcagggtcctggtatcaagccccgcatcaggttttctgctcagcagggagcctgctcccccccaccaccactcctctgcctgcttgtgatctctttctgtctgtcaaataggtaaataaaataaaagctttatgcTTTTTTTTACCTTTCACATTTTGGTCTATGATCCATCTTGAATTAGTGTTTGTGAATCGTGGGAGGAAGGGGTCAAGTTCACCTTTTCTGTGTGGATGTTAGATCGCTTCCATTTATTGACGAGGTCTTTCATCTTTCACCTAAACTGCATTGATGCCTTTGTCATAAATCAAGGACCATGGATGTGtgtggtctatttctggactctgatGGACTCCatctgtctatttttttttaaagatttaggcagagaggcaggcagggagagaggggaagcaggctccctgctaagcagaaaacccgatgcagggctcaatcccaggaccctgagatcatgacctgggcagaaggcagaggcttaacccactaagccacccaggtgcccccccccttttaaagattttatttatttatttaaaggattttttatttatttgacagagagagatcacaagtaggcagagagggagagagagagggaggaggaagcaggctccctgcctagcagagagcccaatgcagaactcgatcccaggaccctgagatcatgacctgagctgaaggcagaggcttaacccactgagccacccaggcagcccctttatttatttatttgacagagatcacaagtaggcaaagaggcaggcagaaagagagaaggaagcaggctctctgctgagcagagagcccaatgtggggctgaatcccaggaccctgggatcatgacctgggctgaaggcagaggctttaacccacagagccacccaggagccccgatcTGTCTATCTTTTATGCCAGTACAATTTTGTCAAGGTAACTTTAGCTTTATGGTGAATTTTGAAATCTGGTCATCTCATGGGTCTCTTCGCTGCACTTCCACCATGACCTCACTGGTCCACCATCATTGCTTGCTGGTAGTAAAAATCAAACCCATTCTTCAAGGCATGTCTTCAATATAGTCTTGACATCCTAGCTTTCTTGGCATTGTGATACagaatcacacacacatacacacacacacacactcactttttttttttttttttaagtaggcttgaactcatgacttcaagatcaagagttgcacgctctaccaactgagccagccaggcaccccttagtatGTTTTGAAAGAGACTTTTGTAGGTGTCCAGGCAAAGGTGGTGGTGACCTGGATAGAGTGGTGATGGTAGAGGAAGGAAAGGTCCAATTCAGGGTATATTTTGAAGGGAAAGTCGGCAGAACTTGCCGGTGGATGGAATGTGAGAGCAAGAATCTAGAGTGAGTTAAGTTTTTAGTCAAAGTGAATGGATAGTGCCATGTACTGAGATGGGGATGGGCGGGGGAAGATCTGGGTGGTTAGAGCTATGGGGAGATGGGGTCATGACCATCTTTGGAAATGACTGCCAAtcatgttgttgttttaactgaGGACCATGCAATGCGTCCcccaatacatttaaaatgtacattaaaagaGAGAATGCCAAATGTATAGACAAAAtaattaaggatttatttatttttaaaatagcaaaccCTGGTCCAGCAACCATCACCCCATTCCAGCTCTATAAAATCACATGGGGGGGgtcacctgactggctcagtgggtacaCCATTGACccttgttctcagggtcatgagttcatgaGTTCAggttgggcatggagtctacttaaagaaataaaataaaaaaataaatagaaaatctaaattcGGACGAGAAATTTGAATGAGTTAAATAGAGTTACTGAGGCAGAGACTTATCAGCACAATGGGTACTGTGGCACCATTCTGTGGGTACTAAGCCAAAAGGAAAGGGCTCCAAGAGAACCAGGTGGAGAGACTTTGGGGCCTGCAAGATATGAGGTGGCCGTCAGAGTGCAAATATTCTGCGGTATAAGCATGGGTCGTTCTTGACATTGGGTGTGACCGCTTGACGTGCTTCAGTCACTGAAACACAAGTGGCAAACATGTTTCTCCATATGCTCAATTGCGGAGCATCTTCCCAATCCTTATgttctttcttacatttttatttagttttttaaaattaattgattatttatttgagagagagagagagtgcgagcactgaggaagaaagggaagcagagtccctgccaagcagagaacccgatgtgagctttgatcccaggactctgagatcatgacctgaacagaagaaggcagaagcttaacccactgagccacccaggccccgcccccgcccccagtccTAATATTCTTTAATTACCTTCCTTTCAGACCAACTCCGTGACCTTTCCGCACAGGTCATTGGCCCATGGTGAATGCTTGACTCAAACAGCATTCTGATTGAGGCATCAAGATCTTTCAAGATTGTCAGACTGGCAGAGAGACACTAGCAGTATCTGCTGAGCCCTTGAAAGACCTCCTTGGCCCACCACCACTTTTTGCTAGGATCGTTACAGTAGCCTTCTCCCTGGTCTTCACCCCTCTCTCACCCCTACAGCCCTTCCTCCACACAGCAAATCAGATTGTGTTACTCCCCTGATAAGCACCCTCTGATGGCTTCCTCTTGGTCTTAGAATAAAACTCAAAGTCCTTGCCATGGTCCACTAGGCCTTTCATGGTCGACCCTGATAACTTCTCTCCCACCTGTCTCCATgtgttccagccacactggcctggTTCTGCTCTCATGTATAACCAGATTCCCCCTGCGACAGGGCCTTTGCGTGTGGGATCTCAAGTCAGGTGGGGACATTCAAGTTTTGCCTAGATCATGCCCAAGTCACAAAAGTGTCCGCAGATAAAGAGAATCTTCCATTTAGTTTATCTCTGGCTATATCACACATGACTCCAGAACTTCACAGCATTGAATAATTGTATTGTTATGCTCACAGACTGTGAATCAAGAATCGAGATAGGGCTGCTCTCTGCCACACATTGTCAGGAACCTCAGCTGGTTGCTAGACTGACTTGAACGACATGTGGCAGCACATCTGATGCCCACCCTGAACTCGGAAGTTGACCTCAGCTAAGACTGCTAATTGGAGCACCCACCCGTGGCCCCAGAGTGGGGCTGGGCTTCCTCATAGCATGGAGGCCGCTTTCATGATGTTGACGACTGAGGGGAACTGTACTCCACAAAAACAACAGCGGCATGAGGCCTCCACCAACACCGCATGGAGAAGAGAGCCCCCAGCTGACCCACAAGATTGTAGGAAATCCTAAATTGCTGTAACTTCAAGCCACTATGTTTTGTTAATCCAACCTTTGCTAGCAGGGATGCTGTTAGATGCACCACCACAGAcacttaaaaagaacaaactctTCAAGTTCACTGAGCCCTGCTGGGCTCTGGGTTCTCACCAGGAATCATCCTAAGCCCTAGGAAGCCAGGGTTGCCGAATTGGGGCGGGAGGTCTTAGAAGCACACCAGCTACTGGCCAGTAGGGCGGCACTCTTGGGAAAACTGGGGAAAAGGTCTCAAGTCTGGGCAGATGCACTAGAAAACAGTGAGTCCTCCGGGTGGACACGGTACCAGGGACACGTGGCTTGGAGAGTAGGCTGTTGACTCTCCCAGAGCTCCATCAACCCCCTTGGCCAAATGCCTTTGTGCAGCAAACAACGCACACAATTCAGGGATTCTCCGTTTTGTGTTGCATCTTCTTTCTCGTTAGGAGCACCTGTTCTCTTTCTGCAAGCCTCCATGTCTTCCAGAGGAGGCGATCAACTCCCCAGCTGGAGAGAGCAAAGATTTATTGATCTGAAGCTAAACCAATCCCAGGGTCTTCTTCACTTTGCCCTCTAATGGGTCAGGTGGGCACTTAACACACTTCCGGTCAATGAGCTATgcgggggctgggagggcagggtGGAAATTGCTGGAGGGCTTTGAaatctttctctcattcttcaaAAGGGTCCCAAGAATGAAGTTCTTTTTGCTGCCTCATGACGAGGCTGTCTGTATGTGACACCCGGTTATGTGGCAGCCCTTTTGGGACCATGAGGGAGCCAATCTGAGAGGAGTTGACAGCAGTTGAACACGAGAGATGGAACAGGGGTCACCGATGACACTGCTGTGCTGCTGACTTAACTAACCCCAGAGATGCCCCAACTTTGTGTCCTCTTGTAGAGGACACATAAATAGGTTAATTCAGCAAGTCAGTGACTTGCAGGAAGGAAGTGTCCTGGTACATGTAACAATATGTTCCCTGTGCCTTGGGGATCTGCTCTTGGAGCCAGCAAAGGAGGAGGGGCCAAGGGCCGCCTAATATCAGTGCTTGAGTAGTGGGGAGAGGTCTGCCTGGATCCCAATCCACTCAGGCAGGAAAGCTGCCTCTGGCTTAAAGAGTTTGAGGAAGGGGGAGTCCGGCAGGGTGTAATTGGCTAGGTAGATGGTCTCGCCACCTGCGAGGTAGGCAGCCCAGATTCCAAATGTCCCAATGGTCATGATGGTGTGGTTACACTGCGTGAGCAGCGCAAAGTCCTTGGCAGGGGAGTTCTCGATGCCATTGCCCGCGAACACCACGTCCCCCAGGGAGGCGTCGATGTTCTCCCGACACCAGGTCATGCCATTGCTAGAGACCACAAAGACGGGGGAGTCGTAGCGGGCCCGGAACCACGCCAGGGCCTGCTCCAGGTACCGCCGGTCGGCGACCACGCCCTTCCACACCTGCGGCATGACGTGCACGTAGTCCCCCCGGCGCACGTGGACTCCCACGAAGGTGCTTGGCTGTCTCCCATTCACCTGCAGGCCCCTTAGAAACTTCTGGGCGTCCTCCCGCACGTGGTCGTGCAAGGTGAACTCCTGCAGGATCTCGTCTCGCAGGTGGTGGTAGAAGGTCCAGGAGCAGGGGTAGCCGGTGAGGCGCACGTACTCCCCGGGGATGTGGCGGTAGCGCTCCTCCATCCAGTCGTTCAGGTGGTAGTTCTGCCAGGGGATGCGGCCGGCCGTGCTGCCGTGCAGGACCGGGAGGCTGATCCGGAAGATGGGGGCCAGCGTGCTGTGCATCTCGGCCGGGATGAAGGCCGGCCGCCCGTTCATCTTGGCCAGGGCGTACAGGGTGGCATACTCGCCCATCTGGTTCCCCAGGCGGCCAATGGCGTTGATCGTCCACATGCCCCGGGGCAGCTGGCTGGTGGGACTTTCCGTCGCCAAAACCAGCGTGTCAATGTCCCATGTGGGGCGAATCTTCGCTAGCCGTTGCTGAATGTGAAATATGGTGGAAGCCGTGAAGACAAAGAGGACGAAGTGGACCATGGGGAAGAAGAAAGGCGTCTGATTGCTGAGCATGGCTGTCAGGGAAGGGAGAGCAGGGAATGttagctggggggtgggggtggggtggggtggggaggtggggttgGGGTATTTGGAGGCCCTAGTGGGGTTCATGAATGAGCAAGGGCAGCTGTGTGTGcagatactgtgtgtgtgtgtgtgtgtgtgtgtgtgtgtgtatgcagatggctttgctgtgtgtgtgtgtctccagggGCGTGAACACTCAGGTGCGTGTACGGAGGTGGGTCTCCAGAGGGTGTGATGGGAGTGTGTTTACATGCAGTTCATATGCTCCTGTTTACAAGATCTGACTACACCGTGTGTATTCACATACGGCCCGTGCATTGCAagagtgtgtgtgcgcgtgcatacGGGTATCTACACACTGTATACCTATGTGGGTGTGTGTACATTTGCCTACATTTAACGGATATGTGTACGTTGTTTTGTAGAAAAGTATCTATCTCGTGTACATACATGGGTGTGTATGCTATATAACATAGTGTggacatatatacacacacatgaacacacgtTATGTATATATACCTTGTATGTTTGAATGTGGGTGTTTATAGCCTGAATATACATACATGGGTGTCTACAGATAGGGAGTACATGTGTATAAACCTACTATTTACTGGGGATCCAGTTCCTAGAGAGGTCCATCTTTGCATGCCCTGCCTACctatatttcctttgaagggaAATGGCCCAACCCATCCTGAATTCAACCATGTAGCTTGCCTACCCTCCTGGCCACAGCCAACCCAAGCACAAGATAAACACCGGGTTCCACGGTGGCTTTGCCATTTACTGGTCACGACAGGTTGTAGGCCGGCTCTAAAAGATGAGTTGGTCAATTCTCTCTCGAATATTTTTACTGAAAGGTCAGAAGGCAACTGGCAGGTGAGAGTTGGTTTTCTTCTCCCCCGGGTGTCCGACACCCAGCTGAATTCAACAATTCAAT contains:
- the FUT2 gene encoding galactoside alpha-(1,2)-fucosyltransferase 2, whose protein sequence is MLSNQTPFFFPMVHFVLFVFTASTIFHIQQRLAKIRPTWDIDTLVLATESPTSQLPRGMWTINAIGRLGNQMGEYATLYALAKMNGRPAFIPAEMHSTLAPIFRISLPVLHGSTAGRIPWQNYHLNDWMEERYRHIPGEYVRLTGYPCSWTFYHHLRDEILQEFTLHDHVREDAQKFLRGLQVNGRQPSTFVGVHVRRGDYVHVMPQVWKGVVADRRYLEQALAWFRARYDSPVFVVSSNGMTWCRENIDASLGDVVFAGNGIENSPAKDFALLTQCNHTIMTIGTFGIWAAYLAGGETIYLANYTLPDSPFLKLFKPEAAFLPEWIGIQADLSPLLKH